One genomic segment of Pongo pygmaeus isolate AG05252 chromosome 19, NHGRI_mPonPyg2-v2.0_pri, whole genome shotgun sequence includes these proteins:
- the SCRN2 gene encoding secernin-2 isoform X2, with product MERPASPQMASSSPDSPCSCDCFVSVPPASAIPAVIFAKNSDRPRNEVQEVVFVPAGTHTPGSRLQCTYIEVEQVSKTHAVILSRPSWLWGAEMGANEHGVCIGNEAVWTKEPVGEGEALLGMDLLRLALERSSSAQEALHVITRLLERYGQGGSCLEDPASFSYHSTFLLADRTEAWVLETAGRLWAAQRIQEGARNISNQLSIGTDISAQHPELRIHAQAKGWWDGQGAFDFAQVFSLTQQPARMEAAKARFQAGRELLRQRQGGITAEVMMGILRDKESGICMDSGGFRTTASMVSVLPQDPTQPCVHFLTATPDPSRSVFKPFIFGVGVAQAPQVLSPTFGAQDPVRTLPRFQTQVDRRHTLYRGHQEALGLMESDQDRGQQLQQKQRDLEQEGLEATQGLLAGEWAPPLRELGSLFQAFVKRESQAYA from the exons ATGGAGAGGCCCGCCTCTCCCCAGATGGCATCGTCGAGCCCTGACTCCCCATGTTCCTGCGACTGCTTTGTCTCCGTGCCCCCGGCCTCAGCCATCCCGGCTGTGATCTTTGCCAAGAACTCGGACCGACCCCGGAACGAGGTGCAGGAGGTGGTGTTTGTCCCCGCAGGCACTCACACTCCTGGGAGCCGGCTCCAG TGCACCTACATTGAAGTGGAACAGGTGTCGAAGACGCACGCTGTGATTCTGAGCCGTCCTTCTTGGCTATGGGGGGCTGAGATGGGCGCCAACGAGCATGGTGTCTGCATTGGCAACGAGGCTGTGTGGACGAAGGAGCCAGTTGGGGAGGGGGAAGCCCTGCTGGGCATGGACCTACTCAG GCTGGCTTTGGAACGGAGCAGCTCTGCCCAGGAGGCCTTGCATGTGATCACAAGGTTACTGGAGCGCTATGGGCAGGGGGGCAGCTGCCTGGAGGACCCTGCATCATTCTCCTACCATAGCACCTTCCTGCTGGCTGACCGCACTGAGGCATGGGTGCTGGAGACAGCTGGGAGGCTCTGGGCTGCACAGAGGATCCAGG AGGGGGCCCGCAACATCTCCAACCAGCTGAGCATTGGCACAGACATCTCGGCCCAACACCCGGAGCTGCGGATTCATGCCCAGGCCAAGGGCTGGTGGGATGGGCAGGGCGCCTTTGACTTTGCTCAGGTCTTCTCCCTGACCCAGCAGCCTGCGCGCATGGAGGCTGCCAAGGCCCGCTTCCAGGCAGGGCGGGAGCTGCTGCGGCAACGGCAAG GGGGCATCACGGCAGAGGTGATGATGGGCATCCTCAGGGACAAGGAGAGTGGTATCTGTATGGACTCGGGAGGCTTTCGCACCACGGCCAGCATGGTGTCTGTCCTGCCCCAGGATCCCACGCAGCCCTGTGTGCACTTTCTTACCGCCACGCCAGACCCATCCAG GTCTGTGTTCAAACCTTTCATCTTCGGGGTGGGGGTGGCCCAGGCCCCCCAGGTGCTGTCCCCCACTTTTGGAGCACAGGACCCTGTTCGGACCCTGCCCCGATTCCAGACTCAGGTAGATCGTCGGCATACCCTCTACCGTGGACACCAGGAAGCCCTGGGGCTGATGGAGAGTGATCAG GATCGGGGGCAGCAGCTCCAGCAGAAACAGCGGGATCTGGAGCAGGAAGGCCTCGAGGCCACACAGGGGCTGCTGGCCGGCGAGTGGGCCCCACCCCTCCGGGAGCTGGGCAGCCTCTTCCAGGCCTTCGTGAAGAGGGAGAGCCAGGCTTACGCGTAA
- the SCRN2 gene encoding secernin-2 isoform X1, whose translation MERPASPQMASSSPDSPCSCDCFVSVPPASAIPAVIFAKNSDRPRNEVQEVVFVPAGTHTPGSRLQCTYIEVEQVSKTHAVILSRPSWLWGAEMGANEHGVCIGNEAVWTKEPVGEGEALLGMDLLRLALERSSSAQEALHVITRLLERYGQGGSCLEDPASFSYHSTFLLADRTEAWVLETAGRLWAAQRIQEGARNISNQLSIGTDISAQHPELRIHAQAKGWWDGQGAFDFAQVFSLTQQPARMEAAKARFQAGRELLRQRQGGITAEVMMGILRDKESGICMDSGGFRTTASMVSVLPQDPTQPCVHFLTATPDPSRSVFKPFIFGVGVAQAPQVLSPTFGAQDPVRTLPRFQTQVDRRHTLYRGHQEALGLMESDQDRGQQLQQKQRDLEQEGLEATQGLLAGEWAPPLRELGSLFQAFVKRESQAYA comes from the exons ATGGAGAGGCCCGCCTCTCCCCAGATGGCATCGTCGAGCCCTGACTCCCCATGTTCCTGCGACTGCTTTGTCTCCGTGCCCCCGGCCTCAGCCATCCCGGCTGTGATCTTTGCCAAGAACTCGGACCGACCCCGGAACGAGGTGCAGGAGGTGGTGTTTGTCCCCGCAGGCACTCACACTCCTGGGAGCCGG cTCCAGTGCACCTACATTGAAGTGGAACAGGTGTCGAAGACGCACGCTGTGATTCTGAGCCGTCCTTCTTGGCTATGGGGGGCTGAGATGGGCGCCAACGAGCATGGTGTCTGCATTGGCAACGAGGCTGTGTGGACGAAGGAGCCAGTTGGGGAGGGGGAAGCCCTGCTGGGCATGGACCTACTCAG GCTGGCTTTGGAACGGAGCAGCTCTGCCCAGGAGGCCTTGCATGTGATCACAAGGTTACTGGAGCGCTATGGGCAGGGGGGCAGCTGCCTGGAGGACCCTGCATCATTCTCCTACCATAGCACCTTCCTGCTGGCTGACCGCACTGAGGCATGGGTGCTGGAGACAGCTGGGAGGCTCTGGGCTGCACAGAGGATCCAGG AGGGGGCCCGCAACATCTCCAACCAGCTGAGCATTGGCACAGACATCTCGGCCCAACACCCGGAGCTGCGGATTCATGCCCAGGCCAAGGGCTGGTGGGATGGGCAGGGCGCCTTTGACTTTGCTCAGGTCTTCTCCCTGACCCAGCAGCCTGCGCGCATGGAGGCTGCCAAGGCCCGCTTCCAGGCAGGGCGGGAGCTGCTGCGGCAACGGCAAG GGGGCATCACGGCAGAGGTGATGATGGGCATCCTCAGGGACAAGGAGAGTGGTATCTGTATGGACTCGGGAGGCTTTCGCACCACGGCCAGCATGGTGTCTGTCCTGCCCCAGGATCCCACGCAGCCCTGTGTGCACTTTCTTACCGCCACGCCAGACCCATCCAG GTCTGTGTTCAAACCTTTCATCTTCGGGGTGGGGGTGGCCCAGGCCCCCCAGGTGCTGTCCCCCACTTTTGGAGCACAGGACCCTGTTCGGACCCTGCCCCGATTCCAGACTCAGGTAGATCGTCGGCATACCCTCTACCGTGGACACCAGGAAGCCCTGGGGCTGATGGAGAGTGATCAG GATCGGGGGCAGCAGCTCCAGCAGAAACAGCGGGATCTGGAGCAGGAAGGCCTCGAGGCCACACAGGGGCTGCTGGCCGGCGAGTGGGCCCCACCCCTCCGGGAGCTGGGCAGCCTCTTCCAGGCCTTCGTGAAGAGGGAGAGCCAGGCTTACGCGTAA
- the SCRN2 gene encoding secernin-2 isoform X3, with product MASSSPDSPCSCDCFVSVPPASAIPAVIFAKNSDRPRNEVQEVVFVPAGTHTPGSRLQCTYIEVEQVSKTHAVILSRPSWLWGAEMGANEHGVCIGNEAVWTKEPVGEGEALLGMDLLRLALERSSSAQEALHVITRLLERYGQGGSCLEDPASFSYHSTFLLADRTEAWVLETAGRLWAAQRIQEGARNISNQLSIGTDISAQHPELRIHAQAKGWWDGQGAFDFAQVFSLTQQPARMEAAKARFQAGRELLRQRQGGITAEVMMGILRDKESGICMDSGGFRTTASMVSVLPQDPTQPCVHFLTATPDPSRSVFKPFIFGVGVAQAPQVLSPTFGAQDPVRTLPRFQTQVDRRHTLYRGHQEALGLMESDQDRGQQLQQKQRDLEQEGLEATQGLLAGEWAPPLRELGSLFQAFVKRESQAYA from the exons ATGGCATCGTCGAGCCCTGACTCCCCATGTTCCTGCGACTGCTTTGTCTCCGTGCCCCCGGCCTCAGCCATCCCGGCTGTGATCTTTGCCAAGAACTCGGACCGACCCCGGAACGAGGTGCAGGAGGTGGTGTTTGTCCCCGCAGGCACTCACACTCCTGGGAGCCGGCTCCAG TGCACCTACATTGAAGTGGAACAGGTGTCGAAGACGCACGCTGTGATTCTGAGCCGTCCTTCTTGGCTATGGGGGGCTGAGATGGGCGCCAACGAGCATGGTGTCTGCATTGGCAACGAGGCTGTGTGGACGAAGGAGCCAGTTGGGGAGGGGGAAGCCCTGCTGGGCATGGACCTACTCAG GCTGGCTTTGGAACGGAGCAGCTCTGCCCAGGAGGCCTTGCATGTGATCACAAGGTTACTGGAGCGCTATGGGCAGGGGGGCAGCTGCCTGGAGGACCCTGCATCATTCTCCTACCATAGCACCTTCCTGCTGGCTGACCGCACTGAGGCATGGGTGCTGGAGACAGCTGGGAGGCTCTGGGCTGCACAGAGGATCCAGG AGGGGGCCCGCAACATCTCCAACCAGCTGAGCATTGGCACAGACATCTCGGCCCAACACCCGGAGCTGCGGATTCATGCCCAGGCCAAGGGCTGGTGGGATGGGCAGGGCGCCTTTGACTTTGCTCAGGTCTTCTCCCTGACCCAGCAGCCTGCGCGCATGGAGGCTGCCAAGGCCCGCTTCCAGGCAGGGCGGGAGCTGCTGCGGCAACGGCAAG GGGGCATCACGGCAGAGGTGATGATGGGCATCCTCAGGGACAAGGAGAGTGGTATCTGTATGGACTCGGGAGGCTTTCGCACCACGGCCAGCATGGTGTCTGTCCTGCCCCAGGATCCCACGCAGCCCTGTGTGCACTTTCTTACCGCCACGCCAGACCCATCCAG GTCTGTGTTCAAACCTTTCATCTTCGGGGTGGGGGTGGCCCAGGCCCCCCAGGTGCTGTCCCCCACTTTTGGAGCACAGGACCCTGTTCGGACCCTGCCCCGATTCCAGACTCAGGTAGATCGTCGGCATACCCTCTACCGTGGACACCAGGAAGCCCTGGGGCTGATGGAGAGTGATCAG GATCGGGGGCAGCAGCTCCAGCAGAAACAGCGGGATCTGGAGCAGGAAGGCCTCGAGGCCACACAGGGGCTGCTGGCCGGCGAGTGGGCCCCACCCCTCCGGGAGCTGGGCAGCCTCTTCCAGGCCTTCGTGAAGAGGGAGAGCCAGGCTTACGCGTAA
- the LRRC46 gene encoding leucine-rich repeat-containing protein 46 isoform X2, with protein sequence MRNCQRRCECMGEKRFHTLDVLQTVRLDREGITTIRNLEGLQNLHSLYLQGNKIQQIENLACIPSLRFLSLAGNQIRQVENLLDLPCLQFLDLSENLIETLKLDEFPQSLLILNLSGNSCTNQDGYRELVTEALPLLLDLDGQPVMERWISDEEDEASSDEEFPELSGPFCSERGFLKELEQELSRHREHRQQAALTEHLLRMEMQPTLTDLPLLPRVPMAGDSSPSATPGQGEETVPEAVSSPQASFPTKKPCSLIPRGHQSSLWGRKEARAATAPKASVAEAPSTTKTTAKRSKK encoded by the exons GTTTCACACTCTTGATGTACTGCAGACTGTCCGCCTGGACCGGGAGGGGATTACTACTATCAGGAACTTAGAAGGCCTCCAGAATCTTCACAGTCTCTATCTGCAAGGG AATAAGATCCAGCAAATTGAGAACCTGGCTTGCATCCCCTCCTTGCG CTTCCTATCTCTGGCAGGAAACCAAATCAGGCAGGTGGAAAAcctcctcgacctcccatgcCTCCAGTTTCTGGACCTTTCTGAGAACCTGATAGAAACGTTGAAGCTGG ATGAGTTCCCCCAGAGCCTTCTCATCCTCAACCTGTCTGGAAACAGCTGCACCAACCAGGATGGCTACCG CGAGCTGGTGACAGAAGCCCTGCCACTTCTCCTGGACCTGGACGGGCAGCCTGTGATGGAGCGCTGGATTTCGGATGAGGAGGATGAAGCCTCAAGCGATGAGGAGTTCCCAGAGCTGAGTGGCCCATTCTGCTCAGAACGAG GCTTCCTCAAGGAGCTGGAGCAGGAGCTGAGCAGGCACAGGGAGCACCGGCAACAGGCGGCCCTGACAGAGCACCTGCTGAGGATGGAGATGCAGCCCACCCTCACCGACTTGCCCTTGCTACCTAGGGTGCCCATGGCTGGGGACAGCAGCCCTTCTGCCACTCCTGGGCAAGGGGAGGAGACAGTCCCTGAGGCCGTCTCCTCACCCCAGGCCTCCTTTCCCACCAAGAAACCATGCAGTCTGATTCCCAGGGGCCACCAAAGCTCTctctggggaaggaaggaggcacGAGCAGCCACAGCCCCCAAGGCCTCTGTGGCTGAGGCCCCCAGCACAACCAAAACTACGGCCAAGAGAAGCAAGAAATGA